Proteins from a genomic interval of Chitinophagaceae bacterium:
- a CDS encoding amidohydrolase family protein — protein MKKINIIFFLIQIISLLWNETYAIQKEPNRSTISSLLIKNAEIVDGTGSNSFRGSVRIVEDRITEIGNLAEKEHEEIVDAEGLTLAPGFIDAHSHHFGLLKDDPSSIATANQGITTIVIGQDGDSYYIDSLEKSIQKNPIGVNVCSYTGHSFLRELVMGEKNLLRTASPLEIDKMRIILEKELEKGSLGLSTGLEYEAAFYSSPDEVLQLAKILSGKKRRYISHIRSEDISMDKALDEIINIGRIANIPVQISHIKIAKKDNWHTASRVLEKLNNARKEGIHITADVYPYNFWNSTMRVLFPDHNYTSLKSAEFAVDQLFDARSSVLVNYAPFPLYKGKTIYEISLMRKESPAHTLMYLIDIASEFKTKNPNYNGSIEAIAGKSMSDDDVTDFILWKHSVICSDGNGGGHPRGYGSFTRILNTYVREQKKITLPVAIHKMTGLTAEYLGIQKRGVITVGYYADLVLFDPNQVKDNATIHNSHLLSSGILMVWINGKNVYKNKKSIPNLSGVFIKAQ, from the coding sequence TGGTTCTAATTCTTTTCGTGGCTCTGTAAGAATAGTGGAAGATAGAATCACAGAAATAGGGAATTTAGCAGAGAAAGAACATGAAGAAATTGTAGATGCAGAAGGATTGACCCTTGCTCCTGGTTTTATAGATGCTCATAGCCATCATTTTGGTCTTTTAAAAGACGACCCCTCATCCATAGCTACTGCTAATCAGGGCATTACTACCATTGTGATAGGGCAAGATGGAGATAGTTACTATATAGATTCATTAGAGAAATCTATACAAAAAAATCCTATTGGTGTAAACGTCTGTTCTTATACAGGTCACTCTTTTTTGAGAGAACTCGTAATGGGTGAAAAAAATCTTTTGAGGACAGCAAGCCCCTTAGAAATAGATAAGATGAGGATTATTTTAGAAAAAGAATTGGAAAAAGGTTCTTTAGGACTATCAACTGGCTTAGAATACGAAGCAGCTTTTTATTCTTCTCCCGATGAGGTGCTACAATTGGCAAAGATTTTATCAGGAAAGAAAAGAAGATACATAAGCCACATTCGTAGTGAAGATATATCAATGGATAAAGCTCTTGATGAAATCATAAACATCGGAAGAATAGCAAATATTCCCGTTCAGATTTCTCATATAAAAATTGCTAAAAAAGACAATTGGCATACCGCATCCCGTGTCCTTGAAAAATTGAATAATGCAAGAAAAGAGGGGATACATATCACAGCAGACGTCTACCCCTATAATTTTTGGAATTCTACGATGAGAGTCCTATTTCCGGATCATAATTATACTTCTTTAAAAAGTGCAGAATTTGCAGTTGATCAACTCTTTGATGCACGAAGCTCCGTATTAGTTAACTATGCTCCTTTTCCTCTTTATAAAGGAAAAACAATATATGAAATCTCCCTTATGAGAAAAGAATCTCCTGCTCATACCTTGATGTATCTTATAGATATTGCCTCAGAATTTAAGACAAAAAATCCAAATTACAACGGATCCATAGAGGCAATAGCAGGAAAATCAATGAGTGATGACGATGTAACAGATTTTATACTATGGAAACACAGTGTAATTTGCTCTGATGGAAATGGAGGCGGACACCCTAGAGGGTACGGGTCTTTTACAAGAATTTTAAATACGTATGTGCGAGAACAAAAAAAAATAACACTCCCCGTAGCAATTCATAAAATGACAGGATTAACAGCAGAATATTTAGGAATCCAAAAACGAGGTGTTATTACCGTTGGTTATTACGCCGATTTAGTATTATTTGACCCCAATCAAGTAAAAGATAACGCTACTATTCATAACAGCCATTTACTTTCTTCAGGAATCCTTATGGTTTGGATAAACGGAAAAAATGTTTATAAAAATAAAAAATCTATTCCCAATCTTTCCGGAGTTTTTATAAAAGCACAATGA